One Aegilops tauschii subsp. strangulata cultivar AL8/78 chromosome 7, Aet v6.0, whole genome shotgun sequence genomic window carries:
- the LOC109744441 gene encoding uncharacterized protein: MSDQTRKKDMKRKRAQSIHTYFKPIGSISQPCEHGDGANTNDVQPSEENNLSHAEGDAQDVPVPEVTEEATKPVGKCGSDTFTVKGFDKWKKVNNGKECAFLKHMGTTPSSAHNFAVRCYENLKNNPIHIDKVMKKQTKQMVLDARLRLKTSIDAMRWLMFQACPFRGNDESEDSNNQGNFKEMIKLLASYNKDVQEVVQNAPKNAKYTSSTIQKEIASIISQKVQTSIKEEMGNSKFAILVDECRDESKKEQMAVVARFVNIEGLIRERFLDLVHVSDTCALTLKNKIIVVLVDNGLNVQDIRGQGYDGVSNMRGEWNGLRL; this comes from the exons ATGAGCGaccaaacaaggaagaaag ACATGAAGAGGAAGAGAGCTCAATCAATCCATACTTATTTCAAGCCAATTGGTTCAATCTCCCAGCCATGTGAACATGGTGATGGTGCTAATACAAATGATGTGCAGCCTAGCGAAGAGAACAACCTTAGTCATGCTGAAGGTGATGCTCAAGATGTTCCAGTGCCAGAAGTTACAGAAGAAGCTACA AAGCCAGTTGGGAAGTGTGGTTCGGACACATTCACTGTCAAAGGATTTGATAAGTGGAAGAAGGTTAACAATGGAAAAGAATGTGCTTTTCTCAAACATATGGGCACTACTCCCAGCTCTGCTCATAACTTTGCAGTTCGGTGTTACGAAAATCTGAAAAATAATCCAATTCATATTGACAAGGTGATGAAAAAGCAAACTAAGCAAATGGTTCTTGATGCAAGACTGAGGCTTAAGACTTCTATTGATGCCATGAG GTGGTTAATGTTTCAAGCATGTCCATTTAGAGGAAATGATGAATCTGAGGATTCCAATAATCAAGGTAATTTCAAGGAAATGATTAAGCTTTTGGCTTCTTATAATAAGGATGTACAAGAAGTTGTACAGAATGCTCCTAAAAATGCAAAGTACACCTCCTCAACTATTCAGAAGGAAATTGCTAGCATAATTTCACAAAAAGTGCAAACCTCAATTAAAGAAGAAATGGGTAACAGCAAGTTTGCAATACTGGTTGATGAATGTCGGGATGAGTCTAAAAAAGAGCAGATGGCAGTAGTTGCTCGGTTTGTGAACATAGAAGGGTTGATAAGGGAGCGTttccttgatcttgttcatgttAGTGACACTTGTGCTTTGACTCTCAagaataaaatcattgttgtcctaGTTGATAATGGGTTGAATGTGCAAGATATTAGAGGCCAAGGGTACGATGGAGTAAGTAATATGAGAGGGGAGTGGAATGGGCTAAGGCTCTAA